One Gemmatimonadaceae bacterium DNA window includes the following coding sequences:
- a CDS encoding DUF4097 family beta strand repeat-containing protein yields MRSLFPALVIAAVPALSLAAQTPDFHWDKTLPAGNEVHVGNINGNVKITASTNGRVVVNGFKHGGRDADRIKAIVEESSHGIDVCVVYDDADASCDGDRGYRDHDHNWNHASIDLDVSVPANLRVSAGSVSGDVSIDGAHGDVTASAVSGDVHLDHLHATSVRANTVSGEIDVRVDELTGRGDLTFHSVSGEIRLEVPKGFGADLSLTTVSGDIDSDFPITLGGSNRWSRRRVEARIGEGGRRLDVSTVSGDLRIRMAK; encoded by the coding sequence ATGCGCTCACTCTTCCCCGCCCTCGTCATCGCCGCGGTACCTGCTCTGTCGCTCGCGGCGCAGACCCCCGATTTCCACTGGGACAAGACGCTCCCGGCCGGTAATGAAGTCCACGTCGGCAACATCAACGGCAACGTCAAAATCACGGCGTCCACCAACGGGCGCGTCGTCGTGAACGGCTTCAAGCACGGCGGCCGCGACGCCGACCGCATCAAAGCGATCGTCGAAGAGTCGTCGCACGGCATCGACGTCTGCGTGGTCTACGACGATGCCGACGCTTCGTGCGACGGCGACCGTGGCTACCGCGACCACGATCACAACTGGAACCACGCCAGCATCGACCTCGACGTTTCGGTGCCGGCCAATCTCAGGGTGTCCGCTGGCTCGGTGAGCGGTGACGTCTCGATCGACGGCGCGCACGGCGACGTCACCGCATCCGCGGTGAGCGGCGACGTCCATCTCGACCACTTGCACGCGACGTCCGTCCGCGCCAACACGGTGAGCGGCGAGATCGACGTGCGGGTCGATGAGCTCACGGGACGTGGCGACCTCACGTTCCACAGTGTGAGCGGCGAGATCCGGCTGGAAGTCCCCAAGGGATTCGGTGCCGATCTCTCGCTCACGACGGTGAGCGGCGACATCGACAGCGATTTTCCGATCACGCTCGGAGGGTCGAACCGGTGGAGCCGCCGCCGCGTCGAAGCACGCATCGGCGAGGGAGGCCGGCGCCTCGACGTGAGCACCGTGAGCGGCGACCTTAGAATCCGCATGGCAAAGTAG
- a CDS encoding DUF4097 family beta strand repeat-containing protein — MNRNALAVLALAAVAAGCSRAGSNERAWEWNEPIPAGSTVHIRSGAGDITVRSVAPGQMATVTGSLAWKRSRERDVNFVVSHSGNEYFVCAMWKGSGKCAANGYRGRRAGGILEAFALFRRSSDVTADIVAQLPADVIVDARTTSGSVDVQGASSGVTAKTTNGTVSAEHVSGPLALSTVNGNVRLSVDAVSANDSIHLNTTNGMITAELPPNIDGMFDLAVTNGVVRTDLPINGDKAQRAGRRLRGQIGSSNRVVRMRTTNGTLSVTTKAVSTSH; from the coding sequence ATGAATCGAAACGCTTTGGCGGTCCTCGCGCTGGCGGCAGTTGCCGCCGGCTGTTCGCGCGCCGGTTCGAACGAACGTGCCTGGGAGTGGAACGAACCGATTCCCGCCGGATCGACCGTTCACATTCGAAGCGGCGCGGGCGACATCACGGTTCGGTCCGTCGCGCCGGGACAAATGGCGACCGTGACGGGAAGCCTTGCCTGGAAACGCAGCCGCGAGCGCGACGTGAACTTCGTCGTCTCCCACAGCGGCAACGAATATTTCGTGTGCGCGATGTGGAAGGGGAGCGGCAAATGCGCCGCGAACGGCTACCGCGGCCGCCGCGCCGGTGGAATTCTGGAAGCGTTCGCGCTCTTCCGCCGCTCGAGTGACGTGACGGCGGACATCGTCGCGCAGCTTCCGGCCGACGTGATCGTCGACGCGCGCACGACAAGCGGATCGGTCGACGTGCAGGGCGCGTCGTCGGGCGTGACCGCGAAGACCACCAACGGGACGGTCAGCGCGGAGCACGTGTCCGGACCATTGGCCCTGTCGACCGTGAACGGGAACGTGCGATTGTCCGTGGATGCGGTGTCGGCCAACGACTCGATACACCTCAACACGACGAACGGAATGATCACCGCCGAGCTGCCGCCGAACATCGACGGCATGTTCGATCTCGCCGTGACCAACGGCGTCGTGCGAACGGATCTGCCGATCAACGGCGACAAGGCGCAGCGCGCCGGTCGACGCCTGCGCGGCCAGATTGGCTCGTCGAACCGCGTCGTCCGCATGCGCACGACGAACGGCACTCTTTCCGTGACGACAAAGGCGGTTTCGACGTCGCATTAA
- a CDS encoding Bax inhibitor-1/YccA family protein has protein sequence MGFSYAPATATTQVRTGAERATLARRTYGLVFLSVLVTMGGVAFAGSQPGLMDAVIRHPFLSFIAVIAPLLLAQANARSFPRNVILTLLFTFVEGIFIAPFLYLMQQQAPGAVGQAGILTFSAFGALSLYALTSRRDFSAWGSFLMVGLVVLIVASIINAFVASVGAYLWLSAIGVLIFSGLLVFDTWRFIRSGRFGQEDYVFAAVQIYLDLLNMFMFILSLLGGGRRR, from the coding sequence ATGGGTTTCTCATACGCCCCCGCCACCGCGACAACCCAAGTCCGGACCGGCGCCGAGCGCGCGACGCTGGCCCGACGCACGTACGGCTTGGTGTTCCTCAGCGTGCTCGTCACGATGGGCGGCGTCGCGTTCGCCGGCTCGCAGCCTGGATTGATGGACGCGGTGATCCGACATCCGTTCCTGTCGTTCATCGCCGTGATCGCGCCGCTCCTCCTGGCTCAGGCCAACGCGCGCAGCTTTCCTCGCAACGTGATTCTCACGCTGCTCTTCACGTTCGTCGAAGGCATCTTCATCGCGCCCTTCCTGTATCTCATGCAGCAGCAGGCGCCCGGCGCGGTCGGACAGGCCGGAATCCTCACGTTCAGCGCGTTCGGCGCACTGTCGTTGTACGCGCTCACGAGCCGTCGCGACTTCAGCGCGTGGGGCAGCTTCCTGATGGTTGGACTGGTCGTCCTCATCGTCGCGTCGATCATCAACGCCTTCGTCGCGAGCGTGGGCGCGTACCTGTGGCTGTCGGCCATCGGCGTGCTGATTTTTAGCGGTTTGCTCGTGTTCGACACCTGGCGCTTCATCCGCAGCGGACGGTTCGGCCAGGAGGACTACGTCTTCGCCGCGGTGCAGATCTATCTCGATCTGCTCAACATGTTCATGTTCATCTTGAGCCTCCTCGGCGGCGGCCGACGCCGATAG
- a CDS encoding PIG-L family deacetylase, translating to MSDKASIGCVFSHPDDETFCVGGIVAKYAAAGHEVHLWCATDGDAGKSAGVPVSSREELAALRRRELDEAARILGISSVELGGYRDGEVARADAAALVADIVGFIRRKRPTVLLTFGPEGAPTGHADHAATSRGATAAFFLSGLATSHPDQNLAPHRASRLYFHAWDFPLADKRLKLESVPGTARIDVRAFKERKSAAFAAHVTQQGSTGVFFSSAFPDVEVLAFAAGVPQPSPIVDDVFAGL from the coding sequence TTGTCCGACAAGGCAAGCATCGGGTGCGTTTTCTCGCACCCTGACGACGAGACGTTCTGCGTCGGCGGCATCGTCGCGAAGTACGCCGCGGCCGGACACGAAGTTCACTTGTGGTGCGCGACCGACGGGGACGCCGGCAAGAGTGCCGGCGTCCCCGTTTCGTCTCGCGAGGAGTTGGCCGCGCTGCGCCGCCGCGAGCTGGACGAGGCCGCGCGCATCCTCGGCATCTCCTCCGTCGAGCTCGGCGGCTATCGAGACGGCGAAGTCGCACGCGCTGACGCCGCGGCGCTCGTCGCCGACATCGTCGGGTTCATCCGACGCAAGCGACCGACGGTCCTTCTGACCTTCGGCCCCGAGGGTGCGCCGACGGGACACGCCGATCACGCCGCGACGTCTCGCGGCGCCACCGCGGCGTTCTTTCTTTCGGGGCTGGCCACCTCACATCCCGACCAGAATCTCGCGCCGCACCGCGCCTCGCGGCTCTACTTCCACGCCTGGGATTTTCCCCTCGCCGACAAGCGGTTGAAGCTCGAGAGCGTTCCGGGCACGGCGCGGATCGACGTTCGCGCGTTCAAGGAACGGAAATCCGCCGCATTCGCCGCCCACGTCACGCAACAGGGGTCGACCGGCGTTTTCTTTTCGAGCGCGTTCCCGGACGTCGAGGTTCTCGCGTTTGCGGCCGGCGTACCGCAGCCGTCGCCGATCGTCGACGACGTCTTCGCGGGACTCTAG
- a CDS encoding 4a-hydroxytetrahydrobiopterin dehydratase: MRQKLSDLEIQRALGGLPGWARKGGALAKTFSFDRFADGIRFIDRLARVADDMNHHPDIDVRYTKITIMLSTHDAGGITDADLRLAEKIEMVNGAGAS; encoded by the coding sequence ATGCGACAGAAACTCTCCGATCTCGAGATTCAGCGTGCGCTCGGGGGGCTTCCCGGTTGGGCGCGCAAAGGCGGCGCGCTGGCCAAGACCTTCTCGTTCGACCGATTCGCTGACGGGATTCGCTTCATCGACCGCTTGGCGCGCGTCGCCGACGACATGAATCACCACCCCGACATCGACGTTCGGTACACCAAGATTACGATCATGTTGTCGACGCACGATGCGGGCGGGATCACAGACGCCGACCTCCGGCTGGCCGAGAAGATCGAAATGGTCAACGGCGCCGGGGCGAGCTAG
- a CDS encoding radical SAM protein, giving the protein MSTPRSKPGRRTPVAQSALFDRETLGRSLPIVGEQKDIRYIGLVSKSVLNDPDTTGMGFWSVNPYVGCAFGCAYCYARYTHRWVLDRHANDNPDHDELREAHQAMPPWLAFERRIFVKQNAADVLRRTLRHGSEKHLALIAGETIVIGTATDPFQPAERRYRITRSVLEVLAEHPGLSVCIITKSPLITRDIDLLARIARISTLSVHLSLISIDRDLARRLEPRAPTPDARLRALARLRAADIETGINVMPVLPAITDAPAALERLVQAVAERGASYLNACPLRLRSSARMRYLPFIEKEFPDLAGRYRATYANDHKVSEQYTEALRSTMRGLCEKHGVAYGHYGRAPYREIEAKFAGDDQLSLELESSSAL; this is encoded by the coding sequence ATGTCCACTCCGCGCAGCAAGCCCGGCCGACGTACGCCCGTCGCCCAGTCCGCGCTCTTCGACCGAGAGACGCTGGGGCGCTCCCTGCCGATCGTCGGCGAGCAAAAGGACATTCGCTACATCGGACTCGTCTCGAAGTCGGTGCTCAACGATCCCGACACGACGGGCATGGGCTTCTGGTCGGTCAATCCCTACGTTGGCTGCGCGTTCGGCTGTGCGTACTGCTACGCGCGCTACACGCACCGCTGGGTTCTCGACCGGCACGCCAACGACAATCCGGACCATGACGAGCTGCGCGAGGCGCATCAGGCGATGCCTCCGTGGCTCGCGTTCGAGCGTCGCATCTTCGTCAAGCAAAATGCGGCCGACGTTCTCCGACGCACGCTGCGCCACGGATCGGAGAAGCATCTCGCGCTCATCGCCGGCGAGACGATCGTCATCGGCACGGCGACCGACCCGTTCCAGCCCGCCGAGCGCCGCTATCGCATCACGCGATCGGTGCTCGAGGTGCTCGCCGAGCATCCCGGACTTTCCGTCTGCATCATCACGAAGAGTCCGCTCATCACGCGCGACATCGACCTGCTCGCACGCATCGCGCGCATCTCGACGCTCTCCGTGCATCTCTCGCTCATCTCGATCGATCGGGATCTCGCTCGGCGTCTCGAGCCGCGCGCACCAACACCCGATGCGCGCTTGCGCGCGCTCGCCCGTCTTCGCGCGGCGGACATCGAGACCGGAATCAACGTGATGCCTGTATTGCCGGCGATCACCGACGCGCCCGCGGCGCTCGAGCGGCTCGTGCAGGCCGTCGCGGAACGCGGCGCGTCGTATCTCAACGCGTGCCCGCTGCGGTTGCGGTCGTCGGCGCGGATGCGGTACCTGCCGTTCATCGAAAAGGAATTTCCGGATCTGGCCGGCCGCTATCGCGCGACGTACGCGAACGATCACAAGGTGAGTGAGCAGTACACGGAAGCGTTGCGATCGACGATGCGCGGGCTGTGCGAGAAGCACGGCGTGGCGTACGGCCACTACGGACGGGCGCCGTATCGTGAGATCGAGGCGAAATTCGCGGGCGACGACCAGCTGAGCCTCGAGTTGGAGAGCAGCTCGGCTCTTTGA
- a CDS encoding DUF3224 domain-containing protein yields the protein MERLTGAFTVMNWEEHPYEDATGLPMLAHATVTHELTGDIEGEASITYLLAYDSNPGTGASYVGLARITGRIGERHGTFVARDVGTFANGIAESCWTILPGLSTGSLCGLRGEGHFAATDSGASYSFNYEFD from the coding sequence ATGGAGCGGCTGACTGGCGCGTTCACGGTGATGAACTGGGAAGAGCATCCGTACGAGGATGCGACGGGACTGCCGATGCTCGCGCATGCGACGGTGACGCACGAGCTGACCGGCGACATCGAGGGTGAGGCGTCGATCACGTATCTGTTGGCCTACGATTCCAACCCGGGCACCGGCGCTTCGTACGTCGGCCTCGCCCGCATCACGGGGCGCATCGGCGAGCGCCACGGCACGTTCGTCGCCCGCGACGTCGGCACCTTCGCCAACGGAATCGCCGAGAGCTGCTGGACGATTCTCCCCGGCCTCTCCACCGGCTCTCTCTGCGGCCTCCGCGGCGAAGGCCACTTCGCCGCCACCGACTCCGGCGCCTCGTACTCGTTCAACTACGAGTTCGACTGA
- the dnaE gene encoding DNA polymerase III subunit alpha, with protein MFVELRSHTCFSFSDGAISAEALARHARALGYSHLGITDTADLGGLARFATEAMAPLKDPTCPRSDDHDDTACHICQYPVRPLVGAELNVDGHPAAFLARDQTGYCNLAALVTLARVGQWSSWEKPVQAKRRGRPRVSWQQLADHSQGLHALTGPATGELASLVRAGKSHAAERALGRWRDVFDKRLSIEVQLHHTGGHEAALATELIELAERTGLPWFATQDPRYVDEPGRLVHDMLTALRLGLTIDDAAARGLLHPNGEWRLLSPEQMTERWQGREEGLRETVRIADECTGFLLDWMRPPLPDFRKAKLAARLSDVDDNVALRRWTEEGMRERWTDPTPHQQRQIEHELRLIANLGFAGFFLVMADAVRFARHKGILCQGRGSAANSAVAFCLGITAVDPVQHGLLFERFLSEARVDGKAEPPDIDVDFEHNRREEVLDYMYDNYDRAHAAITAVTQCFHAPTAVQDAMRALGYPAATAFEISKRVHGDEPATCIDAVREVAARREVDLGNQRGKALLTALEAFDGLARLRSTHVGGFVLSAAPLGNYLPVEQTTMGRTIVQYDKDDLDMIGVPKFDFLGLGALSMVRIAFDTIEHHSGVRPQMYEIPMEDAKTYQLIQTGETIGTFQIESRAQINSILHTAPDHLYDIVVQVALIRPGPIQANFVHPYTARRLGKEPVTFLHPDLEEILARTQGIPIFQEQAMAIAMKLGGYTGARADALRRTMGNIRKKGRLEAALVEMKQAMLARAASGAIAPLSEETATRICDDLVSFANYGFPESHAWSFALIAYVTAYLKAHYPTEFFIGALNAQPMGFYPVSTLVHDAKRFGVEVRPPCLLVGSRECTYEDGAMRVGWRFVRGIGDTVLDALEAARKKCPFTSIRDVVRRAKLNRDDVLAFAQADAFAAWAKDRRHAAWEGLHASGDVLPLAPAAATPHDPVPITPDDLIFLDYHAVGMSIAGHPMASVRDKLVRGGAIDTRQLAKMPNGRKVTIGGLVTVRQRPATAGGTIFLLLEDEWGYANIVVPKPLVAPNEEVVKRDPFVLVQGRVENDGSAISVVGQKFKTLDVGALTHRAHEFR; from the coding sequence GTGTTTGTAGAACTCAGATCTCACACCTGTTTCTCTTTCTCCGACGGCGCGATCTCCGCGGAAGCGTTAGCCCGCCACGCTCGCGCCCTCGGCTACTCACACCTCGGCATCACCGACACCGCCGACTTGGGCGGCCTCGCGCGCTTCGCCACCGAAGCGATGGCGCCGCTCAAGGACCCGACGTGTCCTCGCAGCGACGACCACGACGACACGGCCTGCCACATCTGCCAATATCCGGTTCGTCCGCTCGTCGGCGCGGAGCTGAACGTCGACGGCCATCCCGCCGCGTTCCTCGCCCGCGACCAAACCGGGTACTGCAACCTCGCCGCTCTCGTCACGCTCGCCCGCGTCGGCCAGTGGTCGTCGTGGGAAAAGCCGGTGCAGGCGAAGCGCCGCGGCCGTCCAAGAGTCTCTTGGCAGCAGCTCGCTGATCATTCGCAGGGCTTGCACGCGCTCACCGGTCCCGCGACGGGCGAGCTCGCGTCGCTCGTTCGCGCGGGTAAATCGCACGCCGCCGAGCGCGCGCTCGGCCGTTGGCGGGACGTGTTCGACAAACGGCTATCTATAGAAGTCCAGCTCCACCACACGGGCGGCCACGAAGCGGCGCTGGCCACTGAGCTCATCGAGCTCGCCGAGCGAACGGGACTTCCGTGGTTCGCGACGCAGGACCCTCGCTATGTGGACGAGCCGGGTCGTCTCGTGCACGACATGCTCACCGCGCTGCGCTTGGGACTAACGATCGACGACGCGGCCGCGCGCGGCCTCCTGCATCCGAACGGCGAGTGGCGCCTTCTCTCGCCGGAGCAGATGACCGAGCGATGGCAGGGACGCGAAGAAGGTCTTCGCGAGACTGTCCGCATCGCCGACGAGTGCACGGGCTTCCTGCTCGATTGGATGCGTCCTCCCCTTCCCGATTTTCGCAAAGCCAAGCTCGCCGCGCGTCTCTCCGACGTCGATGACAACGTCGCGCTGCGTCGCTGGACGGAAGAGGGCATGCGCGAGCGCTGGACCGACCCGACACCGCATCAGCAGCGGCAGATCGAGCACGAGCTGAGGCTCATCGCGAACCTCGGCTTCGCGGGATTCTTTCTCGTGATGGCCGACGCGGTCCGTTTCGCGCGGCACAAAGGGATCCTCTGCCAAGGGCGCGGCAGCGCCGCCAATTCCGCGGTCGCGTTCTGCCTCGGCATCACGGCGGTCGATCCGGTGCAGCACGGTCTCTTGTTCGAGCGCTTTCTCTCCGAAGCGCGCGTCGACGGCAAGGCGGAGCCGCCGGACATCGACGTCGACTTCGAGCACAACCGCCGCGAAGAGGTGCTCGACTACATGTACGACAACTACGACCGCGCGCACGCCGCGATCACGGCAGTCACGCAATGCTTCCACGCGCCGACCGCCGTGCAGGACGCCATGCGAGCGCTCGGCTATCCCGCGGCGACGGCATTTGAGATCTCAAAACGCGTCCACGGCGACGAGCCGGCGACGTGCATCGATGCCGTACGCGAAGTCGCCGCGCGCCGGGAAGTCGATCTCGGGAATCAGCGCGGCAAAGCGCTGCTCACGGCGCTCGAAGCCTTTGATGGGCTCGCGAGGCTGCGCTCGACGCACGTCGGCGGCTTCGTGCTTTCGGCGGCGCCGCTCGGGAATTATTTGCCTGTCGAGCAGACGACGATGGGACGCACGATCGTCCAATACGACAAGGACGACCTCGACATGATCGGCGTGCCCAAGTTCGACTTCCTCGGACTCGGCGCGCTCTCGATGGTGCGCATCGCGTTCGACACGATCGAGCACCACTCGGGTGTGCGTCCGCAGATGTACGAGATCCCGATGGAAGACGCCAAGACGTATCAGCTCATCCAAACAGGCGAGACGATCGGCACGTTCCAGATCGAGAGCCGCGCGCAGATCAACTCGATCCTGCACACGGCGCCGGATCACCTGTACGACATCGTCGTTCAGGTCGCGCTCATCCGCCCCGGGCCGATCCAAGCGAACTTCGTCCATCCCTATACGGCCCGGCGGCTCGGCAAGGAGCCGGTGACGTTCCTCCATCCCGACCTCGAGGAGATCCTCGCCCGCACGCAGGGGATTCCCATCTTCCAGGAGCAGGCGATGGCGATCGCGATGAAGCTCGGCGGTTACACGGGCGCGCGAGCCGACGCGCTGCGCCGCACGATGGGCAACATCCGCAAAAAGGGCCGGCTCGAGGCGGCGCTCGTCGAGATGAAGCAGGCGATGCTCGCCCGCGCGGCGTCCGGCGCGATCGCACCGCTCAGCGAAGAGACGGCGACGCGCATTTGCGACGACCTGGTGAGCTTCGCGAATTATGGGTTCCCCGAATCGCACGCGTGGAGCTTCGCGCTCATCGCGTACGTGACGGCGTACCTCAAGGCGCATTACCCGACCGAATTCTTCATCGGCGCGCTCAATGCGCAGCCGATGGGGTTCTATCCCGTGTCGACGCTCGTGCACGACGCCAAGCGGTTCGGTGTCGAAGTGCGTCCGCCCTGTCTTCTCGTCGGCAGCCGCGAGTGCACGTACGAGGACGGCGCGATGCGCGTCGGCTGGCGGTTCGTGCGCGGCATCGGTGACACGGTGCTCGACGCGCTCGAGGCCGCGCGCAAAAAATGCCCGTTCACCTCGATCCGCGACGTCGTGCGACGAGCGAAGCTGAATCGCGACGACGTGCTGGCGTTCGCGCAGGCCGACGCGTTCGCGGCGTGGGCCAAGGATCGCCGGCATGCCGCGTGGGAGGGCTTGCACGCGAGCGGCGACGTCCTGCCGCTCGCGCCCGCCGCGGCGACGCCGCACGATCCGGTGCCGATCACGCCCGACGATCTCATATTCCTGGATTATCACGCCGTGGGAATGAGCATCGCCGGCCATCCGATGGCGTCGGTGCGCGACAAGCTCGTGCGCGGCGGCGCGATCGACACACGGCAGCTCGCCAAGATGCCGAACGGCCGCAAGGTGACGATCGGCGGCCTCGTGACGGTGCGTCAGCGGCCGGCGACGGCCGGCGGAACGATCTTTCTCTTGTTGGAAGACGAGTGGGGCTACGCGAACATCGTCGTGCCCAAGCCGCTCGTGGCGCCGAACGAAGAAGTGGTGAAGCGGGATCCATTCGTGCTCGTGCAAGGGCGCGTCGAGAACGACGGGTCGGCGATTTCGGTGGTGGGGCAGAAGTTCAAGACACTCGACGTGGGAGCGTTGACGCACCGGGCGCACGAGTTTCGGTGA
- a CDS encoding ChbG/HpnK family deacetylase, whose translation MTGRRLVIFNADDFGLTDGVCRGICEAIDAGVVRATTAMVCAPGSREHIEQWSPAASRGGQIGVHLQLTEGRACLGPDEVSSLVDANGDFPGSPAGVQNVNPSHVRAEWTAQVAELRAWGIDPSHMDSHHHIGLKPHVVDSYVAVASASGLPARTTSPELTARLRASGAPCVDLSMTSWYDGELSAKSLLRRIEAAFNRIHGYGTLEVMCHPGFADASLAEKSKYVRQREAELRVLASSKLAKGLGHLDAEVASMSAINLVAA comes from the coding sequence ATGACCGGCCGGCGGCTCGTGATCTTCAACGCAGACGATTTCGGCCTGACCGACGGCGTTTGCCGCGGCATTTGCGAGGCTATAGATGCCGGCGTCGTCCGAGCCACGACGGCCATGGTCTGCGCTCCAGGGTCCCGCGAACACATCGAGCAGTGGAGCCCGGCGGCGTCGCGCGGGGGACAGATCGGCGTGCACCTTCAGTTGACCGAAGGACGGGCATGCCTCGGTCCGGATGAGGTCTCCTCGCTCGTCGACGCCAACGGAGATTTCCCGGGTTCTCCCGCCGGGGTCCAAAACGTGAATCCATCACACGTTCGGGCCGAATGGACTGCGCAGGTCGCTGAATTGCGGGCTTGGGGGATTGATCCGTCGCACATGGACAGTCATCACCACATCGGGCTCAAGCCGCACGTCGTGGACTCGTACGTCGCCGTCGCGTCGGCCTCGGGATTGCCGGCCCGCACGACGTCGCCAGAGCTCACGGCTCGGTTGCGAGCGAGCGGCGCTCCCTGCGTGGACCTGTCGATGACATCGTGGTACGACGGGGAGCTGAGCGCGAAGTCGCTGCTGCGGCGCATCGAAGCGGCGTTCAACCGCATCCACGGATACGGAACCCTCGAGGTGATGTGCCACCCCGGGTTCGCCGACGCGTCGTTGGCGGAGAAGTCGAAATACGTCCGGCAGCGAGAAGCGGAGCTCCGCGTGCTCGCGTCGAGCAAGCTGGCCAAGGGACTTGGCCATCTCGACGCGGAGGTCGCGTCGATGTCCGCGATCAACCTCGTGGCGGCCTGA
- a CDS encoding glycosyltransferase family 2 protein yields MIGSHPTILMATRNRAATLESVLDAYCRLESPPAGWDLVIVDNGSTDRTAEVVRSFRDRLPITFCFESTPGKNAALNTGLPLVTGDLIVFTDDDIFPKTDWLIRLCEAADERESYSIFAGIIAPRWEAAPSSVIRQAIPLAIAYAFHPQGLSEGPARPNNALGGNVAIRAEIFHRGYRFNTSIGPRPTSYTMGSEAELIRRLARDGERIWCCERANVEHLIPRSNLETSWILERAVRWGRCRCFFDSLDAQQTQPSWLGIPRWIFRAAVGQAATATRAALSGNAAMLLHARWRLRFLKGVAYEARQLRRTGPRRMRSFAKPDATARPSEVGNKVS; encoded by the coding sequence ATGATCGGCAGCCACCCCACGATTCTGATGGCGACGCGCAACCGGGCGGCGACGCTCGAGTCTGTGCTCGACGCGTATTGCCGGCTGGAGTCGCCTCCCGCCGGATGGGACCTCGTCATCGTCGACAACGGAAGCACCGATCGCACGGCGGAGGTGGTCCGCTCGTTCCGCGACCGGCTGCCCATCACGTTCTGCTTCGAGTCGACTCCGGGTAAGAACGCCGCGCTGAACACCGGGCTCCCGCTCGTCACCGGAGATCTCATCGTCTTCACCGACGACGACATCTTTCCCAAAACGGATTGGCTGATTCGCCTGTGCGAAGCGGCGGACGAACGAGAGTCCTACTCGATTTTCGCCGGGATCATCGCGCCACGGTGGGAAGCCGCGCCGTCGAGCGTGATCCGGCAGGCGATCCCGTTGGCGATCGCGTACGCCTTCCATCCGCAGGGGCTGAGCGAAGGTCCCGCTCGTCCGAACAACGCGCTCGGCGGAAACGTCGCCATCCGCGCCGAGATCTTTCACCGCGGTTACCGCTTCAATACGTCGATCGGACCGCGGCCCACGTCGTACACCATGGGGAGCGAGGCGGAGTTGATTCGTCGTCTCGCCCGCGACGGCGAGCGCATTTGGTGCTGCGAACGCGCGAATGTCGAGCACCTGATTCCGCGCTCGAATCTCGAGACGTCGTGGATTCTGGAGCGCGCGGTGCGGTGGGGACGCTGCCGGTGCTTCTTCGACTCGCTCGATGCTCAACAGACGCAGCCGTCGTGGCTCGGGATCCCCCGCTGGATTTTCCGCGCGGCCGTCGGGCAGGCCGCGACCGCGACGAGAGCGGCGTTGAGCGGAAACGCGGCGATGCTTCTGCACGCGCGATGGCGGCTGCGTTTTCTCAAGGGCGTCGCCTACGAGGCGCGGCAGTTGCGCAGGACCGGCCCGCGGCGCATGCGCTCATTCGCGAAGCCCGACGCGACGGCACGGCCGAGCGAGGTCGGCAACAAAGTCTCGTAG